A stretch of the Impatiens glandulifera unplaced genomic scaffold, dImpGla2.1, whole genome shotgun sequence genome encodes the following:
- the LOC124917571 gene encoding serine/threonine-protein kinase WNK8-like, with protein sequence MPSGKIIMNLGMNQKLDPYEEEIVERSPTGRYVRCNEILGKGAFKIVYKGFDEIDGIEVAWNQVSLDDAFRSPEHLERLYSEVHLLKTLKHENVINSYCSWVDNDSKTINMITELLTSGSLRQYRMKHKNVDMKAIKNWAKQILHGLVFLHSCNPPIIHRDLKCDNIFVNGNSGEIKIGDLGLAAVMQQPMATSVIGTPEFMAPELYEEKYNELVDIYSFGMCMLELVTRDYPYSECQNPAQIYKKVASGIKPAGLKSVKDRQVKEFIEKCLVPACDRMSAAELLEDPFLSEVVAVTGELNKKQPGHKKQLSSNGSFTISDNNSTMELLKTYGDEEYRIKGVKDNDDSVSLTLRMVESSGKLHNIHFVFYLDLDTAFAVAGEMVEQLDLANENVIIIAELIDSLIRSLVPSWKLPCENYFSTRTSYEDCMDMRSETSLPCSFVSNSAAVFQQHSPPYNCNNNNNKNGLIRNGCPPHPNPPRGVSNGSVSDRWHDSVSEASKMTSSGSNCSLSNYMESLRISPAQSNGNNVNVIVNSEMEMEMELDAIDMQYKQSIIVLTKMKEEAIEDAKRRRARTTCIASEQTPS encoded by the exons ATGCCTTCAGGAAAGATTATCATGAATTTGGGAATGAATCAAAAGTTGGATCCTTATGAGGAAGAAATCGTGGAGAGATCTCCAACAGGTCGATATGTTAGG TGTAATGAAATCCTGGGGAAAGGAGCATTTAAGATAGT TTATAAGGGTTTTGATGAAATTGATGGTATAGAAGTGGCTTGGAATCAAGTAAGCCTTGATGATGCATTTAGGTCACCAGAGCATTTAGAAAGGCTTTATTCAGAGGTTCATCTTCTAAAAACATTGAAACATGAAAACGTTATCAATTCTTATTGTTCTTGGGTGGACAATGATAGTAAAACAATAAACATGATTACTGAGTTGTTAACTTCAGGCAGTTTGAGACA ATATCGTATGAAACACAAGAATGTTGATATGAAGGCTATCAAGAATTGGGCGAAGCAAATTCTACATGGATTAGTTTTTCTTCATAGTTGTAATCCTCCCATTATTCACAGGGatttaaaatgtgataacatttttgTTAATGGGAATAGTGGTGAGATCAAAATAGGTGATCTTGGTTTAGCTGCTGTTATGCAGCAACCTATGGCAACAAGTGTTATTG GTACTCCGGAATTCATGGCCCCAGAATTGTACGAAGAGAAATACAATGAACTAGTTGACATTTACTCGTTTGGTATGTGTATGTTAGAATTGGTTACCCGCGATTATCCATACAGTGAATGCCAAAATCCTGCCCAAATCTATAAGAAAGTCGCTTCT GGTATAAAACCTGCAGGTCTTAAAAGTGTAAAAGATAGACAAGTGAAAGAATTTATAGAAAAATGTCTTGTTCCTGCATGTGATAGAATGTCTGCTGCTGAATTATTGGAAGATCCATTCCTATCTGAAGTAGTAGCCGTAACAGGAGAGCTTAATAAGAAGCAGCCCGGCCATAAGAAACAATTGTCATCGAATGGTTCTTTTACAATTAGTGACAACAACTCGACTATGGAATTGTTGAAAACTTATGGAGACGAGGAGTATAGAATTAAAGGTGTAAAAGATAATGATGATTCAGTTTCATTAACCCTGCGAATGGTTGAATCATCTG GTAAGTTGCATAATATACATTTCGTGTTCTACCTAGATTTAGATACTGCATTTGCTGTTGCTGGTGAAATggttgaacaacttgatttGGCAAACGAAAATGTGATAATCATAGCTGAGTTAATTGACAGCTTGATAAGGAGTCTCGTACCTTCATGGAAGCTTCCGTGTGAGAATTATTTCAGTACCCGCACTTCTTATGAAGATTGCATGGATATGCGAAGTGAAACTTCATTGCCTTGTTCTTTCGTTTCAAATTCAGCTGCAGTTTTTCAACAACATTCTCCTCCATacaattgtaataataataataataaaaatggttTGATTAGAAATGGATGTCCTCCTCATCCTAATCCTCCTCGTGGTGTTTCCAATGGGTCGGTTTCTGATAGATGGCACGACAGTGTTTCAGAGGCGAGCAAGATGACTTCGTCAGGAAGCAACTGCAGTTTGTCCAATTATATGGAATCATTAAGGATCTCTCCTGCTCAATCAAATGGAAATAATGTTAATGTTATTGTTAATTCtgaaatggaaatggaaatggaaCTTGATGCCATTGATATGCAATACAAGCAGTCTATCATTGTACTTACTAAAATGAAGGAGGAAGCAATAGAGGATGCTaaaagaagaagagcaagaacAACTTGTATAGCAAGTGAACAAACCCCTTCTTAA